TGAGTGTGGGTTGATTATGGTTTGTGGGTTGGGATCGAGCCAGTGGTCAGACGAGGACCGTGCTTGACTGCTGTCGGATGGATTGACGTTGAAAGAGGGTGAGGGTTGGGTTATGGGTGTGGCGGCCGATGgtgagaggaagagggtggAGAGTAGATTAGGTCGTTGGGTACTCTGTGTTTGATCGTGTCTTTAAAGTCTTTGATGATGACAAGGACTAAAGtgatgatggatgatggaggatggaggatgTAGATGGATGATCAAGGAGATGTTAGGTGTGTCAAACCGAGTCTTGACATCTGACATCTACTTTGCTTTCGAATACTGCCAACCAACGCACAGCATTACTACTTGGTTTACTGTACACAGAGCTCAAGTAGCTAAAGTATAAAGTAGCCTTGGTAAGGCGTTAGCCGGCAGGGTGGCACTTGGAGGGGGAGTAAAGGGCACTCAAGGGGGTAACCAAACCAACAAGGCACCTGCACTTTCACTTTGGTCTGGACAGCTCGACAGTACTACCATACTAGCAGTTGCATAGGGTAAAAGGGTATCCCAGGGCTGGTTAAAGGGGTTCAAGGGTATACAAAATAGCCAGTTTGGAAACAAATGCAATCCTTTGGCTTCAATTTGATCCCGCTAAGCCATTGACCCTAATTATCCTAAACAGCACAAACCGCATGCCGCATGGTACCACGCGATGAACCCTGAGGAAAAGAAGGCATTGTGCCTTTTGACTCATTGactctctcctctctcatAAAATGAAATGTACAGTATATCCCAAAGATCCCAAAGATCGATGCCGATATGGCATTCAATCGATCTCACTCGATCTCACTTCCTCGCAATATTCGCatcgtccttggcgtcaCTTTACCTAACTCTCCCATGGATCTCCCAGCCAACTTGTTCTCACAAAGCCAAAGCCACCTCAACAACCGTCGCCAGCCGGATTCACGGTTATCACTCCCGGGtctgggtggcggtggcgtcAAGCCACATCCCGATTGGGCCGACTTTTGGAACGAAACTTGATGCAAGGTGGATCAAGATGGGAAGATGGTAGGTGTGACTTGCGACCTGCAACCTCCGCAGGGCTTGGCAAGCTGGCAACCAACATGCCTCCATCCCCCATCTTGAATCTTGAACCTAGCGTTACTTGCGCCACTTACGCCACCTGACCCGTTCTCAAATAACAATACCTGACGCGTCAGAATCATCCAACCGTCCTTGGTCCCTCCTTGGtccctcaacctctcatccctcacccctcatccctcatccctaATCCCTCATCATTTTCATTACCTCCCGCACCAACCTCGTCGTGCCCTAGTCCTTGAGGCTCTCTCGACGGACAAGTTTTGTCCGTGTCCTCATATCCTTGTTGGCTCATGCCATCATGCCCTCATGCTTCATCCCTGCCTAACACGCAGTGATTGAACTCGTTGCGCGTCATGCCCTCATGCTTCATCCCTGCCTAACATGCAGTGGTTGAACTCGTTGCGCGCTTTTTTTGCGTGCGGCGCACCACAAAGTCAGAAACGGTGACTAACCCCCGTCCGTTTACGTCCCTTACCCCGCAGTTCATGCCACTGCTGCTTACATTCATGTTAAATGAATGGCAGCTGAGCTGTAAAGATCGACATCGACAACGAAAGGAGTTCCGGGTTCTTCTGTGTCGTGCAGGAAATGTTGATCTGAGGATCCAGGAGGGGGGTTGGATTATCGCCGAAGTACAGAGGTCATGACACGGCGCGAGCGGACGCCAGTCTGTCGTTACAGATTCCAGACCTCTAATGCACTACCACTTTACCCCTGTTAAACTCTCCTCCGCGCCTGAAGTGCAGAACGGCCAATCTCCCCGCGACCAACAGCAAGACGTTGACACGCAACACCGACCAAAGGGTTGCTCGTCAGGAATATGGAGGAATGCAACCAAGTATGAATTGTCACAGCTCGTCATCCCACAACATGCCAAACAGACATGCCGACGTTGAGGGAAGTATGACGCGTTGGTCAACGTGGGTCACTCAGGAGTACCAGGAGTTGGCCGAGATGAATTGTTTGGGGCGGCGAATGCGTGTCGCGAGTTTCCAGTGGGCATCTCGAGTGCGACCAGGTGGGCAGGCGACCAGGTGGACAGGCGACCATGTTTCAGGCCTCAGGGGGGGTCAGCAGCACTAGACACAGCGGAATCTACCATTATACATGCACAAAGCGTCCGTCTAGCTTCATCTACAGAGTTGTGTCTAGGCTACAGGTCGAGCCGATTTGGACAGACTTTTCGAGGCTTTTGGAGGAATTGAACGCCTACTAGTGCCCGGGTTCCATCTTCTTGCTGTCCTTCTCGGCTGCCGGACCGAGGAGCTTCTGCTGCGTCTGGCGGGCAAATTCGGCGCTCTCCTCGCGTGTAAAGCCCGGCATCGACCCGCGAACCTCGGGTGACGcctcggcaagggcgaAGGGGTTAAAGTCGTGCTTctggtcgaggttggcgagggagTGGTTGACGAAACGGTGAGttgcctcgtcggcgcgcaccGCACGGATCACGTCGAACAGTGTGGCATCAGGCGACATGCGCCAGTAGTCGATGGCGATCTGGGGGGCTGGCTTGTTGTCCCACTCAGGAAGGAGGCCGTGCTGCATGTCCTCGATGCAGTGGGTGTATGTACGTACGGCCTCTTCTtcgagcgcgccaacgAAGCGGTGCGCCGTCTTAGGCGCAAAGAGGTATGtgaggaagaagacgtTGTAGAATACGCCCTGGGCGGCCAAGACGAGCGCTCGCGTAAACAATGTCGGCTGCGAGACGGTCaggaaggtgaggaggtgcatgcgctcgttctcggcctcctcgagcagcgtgTGGATCcagccgccgtcgcgacgCATCAGGCGAAGCGAGCGGAGATGGCGGAGCGTACCGGCTACCATGCCGGGTACGCCGGCAATGCTCTCGAGCAGGATGATGCGGAGGAGCCACTGCTTGTCCGAGAGGACTTGGTTCTTggcgcgcagctcggcgacaggGATGGGACGCTGAGCCAGCACTTCCTTCGGGATGTCCTTGGCGATGTAGCCGGTGAACAGGTCGAACGTGCGGCGAAGGATTTTAACGATGCCGTGAGCGGCCTTGTCGCTCAACGTCTGGGGggtgcgctcgacgaccttgacgctgtcgagctcggtgtTGGTGTAGATGGGGTTCATGAGCGTCCATGCACCctgggacgaggagaggaggtcgtTGACTTCGTGTTCGGGGTCTGGGGTTAGGGTACGTCCTACGACGGGAGTGCCAAGGAAGGAAGTAAGGAAGCAAGTAACAGGTTGGTAGGGGAGAGTACAGTATTATTCAAGCCGGTCTACTCACTGACGTTGTACGCCCCCTCGGCACCCCTTCCACCACCAACCACAAACtgcccttcctccttctgcgCCACATCGGGACGGAGGGCAGTAGTATTCGAGTGTGCCCTCACGTCCGCCACTCGACTGCCGTGCTTGAGCCCTGTAGCGTGCTCAGAAGAAGGGATGGAGAGGTTGGACATGAGGGTAGAGTGTGCGCGTCCGGCTGCGACCGCGGCAGAAGTAGCACAAGTCGGGGCATGGCGGGTGCGTGGCCGGACCTCGGTTGCGGTGGCGGCTGCGGACTGGAGCGAGCGGATTGACAGTGACGGAGGCGGCGttgggatgggatggagCGCTGCGTTAGGAAGGGCGAGGGGCAGGTGGCGCAGAGAGGAGGTAGCGCGCAGGCCGACTGGAGAGAGGCGGGTTGCTGTGAGGAGGGACATTGTGTCCAATGTTATGTACTGGGTACTGGTGAGTCTGAGTCCTTACTGACTGGTGAGTGAGTGATGGGGTGATGGGGTGATGGGAAGCGATGGGAACCGCGTTCTTATAAGTATGTGAATGTGAATGAGGCCGGAATGAGCCGAGGGCAATGTGAGATGTGAGAGGACTAGAGACTGAGACGACGCCAGAGAGACGTAGTCGGAATGAAATGGACAAACGCCACTTGCGCAACTGAGGGCTGTCTTGACCGAGGTTTTGGTTTACTGGTTTACAACTCCGTCACCcagagagggaggaaggtatGTCACAACTTGCCGCCGGCAACTTGGTAGCATCTTTCGTCCCTGATTTGATTCCTACCACCACCATTCGTCCTCCCCACCATCCCCTTTGCCCCACCATCCTCTTTGCCCACTACATCGTCCCACCTCATCCATCCCCATGCATAGCATCACCTAATACAGGTcgagtcgaggttggcgctGGGTACACTTGGATACATCCCCGTGGAAGTGGGGCGTACAGTGCGGAATATGCGGAAGGAGGTCGGAAGAGACCGCGGCTCGGAAAAGGTCGGAACGCGTCACGGG
Above is a genomic segment from Cutaneotrichosporon cavernicola HIS019 DNA, chromosome: 1 containing:
- the AOX2 gene encoding uncharacterized protein (Alternative oxidase), with the protein product MSLLTATRLSPVGLRATSSLRHLPLALPNAALHPIPTPPPSLSIRSLQSAAATATEVRPRTRHAPTCATSAAVAAGRAHSTLMSNLSIPSSEHATGLKHGSRVADVRAHSNTTALRPDVAQKEEGQFVVGGGRGAEGAYNVNPEHEVNDLLSSSQGAWTLMNPIYTNTELDSVKVVERTPQTLSDKAAHGIVKILRRTFDLFTGYIAKDIPKEVLAQRPIPVAELRAKNQVLSDKQWLLRIILLESIAGVPGMVAGTLRHLRSLRLMRRDGGWIHTLLEEAENERMHLLTFLTVSQPTLFTRALVLAAQGVFYNVFFLTYLFAPKTAHRFVGALEEEAVRTYTHCIEDMQHGLLPEWDNKPAPQIAIDYWRMSPDATLFDVIRAVRADEATHRFVNHSLANLDQKHDFNPFALAEASPEVRGSMPGFTREESAEFARQTQQKLLGPAAEKDSKKMEPGH